Proteins co-encoded in one Candidatus Thiodictyon syntrophicum genomic window:
- a CDS encoding DUF4351 domain-containing protein translates to MQKLLRRRFGVLAAETAERIADLPLERSEDLGEALLDFTAVTDLEAWLRQH, encoded by the coding sequence GTGCAAAAACTGCTGCGGCGCCGCTTCGGCGTACTGGCTGCGGAGACCGCCGAGCGCATCGCCGATCTGCCGCTGGAACGAAGCGAAGACCTGGGTGAGGCGCTGCTGGACTTCACCGCGGTCACCGACCTCGAAGCCTGGCTCCGCCAACACTGA